From one Tsukamurella tyrosinosolvens genomic stretch:
- a CDS encoding adenosylcobinamide-GDP ribazoletransferase: MRHLAATVAWMTVLPVPGSLQPSPVTRADGARIIARVPLAGAIVGAVVVAVAWAAHAAALPTVLVGALAAAAAALLTRGMHLDGFADCVDGLGSYGPPERAREIMRQGTVGPFGAAALALLLIAESAAMGALADREAWLAIGVAVGAARVAAVLGCRRGWSPSNPDGFGALTAGTQGLATQGFWAVAALAAAVPAVPGRPWQGPLAVAVGLLVAALAMRHCVRRFGGMSGDVLGFGIELAAVVALIGLCAA; this comes from the coding sequence GTGCGGCACCTCGCCGCCACCGTCGCCTGGATGACGGTGCTGCCCGTGCCCGGCTCCCTGCAGCCGAGCCCGGTCACGCGGGCCGACGGTGCCCGCATCATCGCCCGCGTGCCGCTCGCGGGCGCGATCGTCGGTGCGGTCGTGGTCGCCGTCGCGTGGGCGGCGCACGCCGCAGCCCTTCCGACGGTGCTCGTCGGCGCCCTGGCCGCCGCCGCTGCCGCGCTGCTGACGCGCGGCATGCACCTCGACGGGTTCGCGGATTGCGTGGACGGCCTGGGCAGCTACGGCCCGCCCGAGCGTGCGCGGGAGATCATGCGCCAGGGCACCGTCGGCCCGTTCGGCGCCGCCGCGCTCGCCCTGTTGCTGATCGCGGAGTCCGCCGCTATGGGCGCCCTCGCGGACCGCGAGGCCTGGCTCGCGATCGGCGTCGCCGTCGGCGCCGCCCGGGTGGCCGCGGTGCTCGGTTGCCGGCGCGGGTGGTCACCGTCGAACCCCGACGGTTTCGGGGCCCTGACGGCTGGCACCCAAGGCCTTGCGACGCAGGGATTCTGGGCCGTGGCCGCGCTGGCCGCAGCCGTCCCGGCGGTGCCCGGACGCCCGTGGCAGGGCCCGCTCGCCGTCGCGGTGGGGCTGCTCGTCGCGGCCCTCGCGATGCGGCACTGCGTGCGCCGGTTCGGCGGGATGAGCGGCGACGTCCTGGGTTTCGGCATCGAACTGGCCGCCGTGGTCGCGCTGATCGGCCTCTGCGCGGCCTGA
- a CDS encoding D-arabinono-1,4-lactone oxidase: MNKWIPGLDQLTGTVGEWRNWGRTASAFPSYVSRPAKIEDVVRTVERARERGGTVKALGAGHSFTAISAPRDVALAPDHQGGLVTVDVDAKRVTLRAGTRLYDVPALLEPYGLAMANLGDIDRQTVAGAISTGTHGTGLGFGGIATQVVGATLVSGTGEVVTVGEDDPRLQAVALGLGALGILVEVTLQCVDRFVLEATEAPMSLAETVDGFVERVRGVDHFEFFWFPGTDGTLTKSQIRRPGDHKRKPIGGVRRFVDDKVVGTGALMAVCEVGRAVPSLTPRLVSLATSMLSEHTEIDYSTNVLTTDRSVRFRETEWAVPLENTMPAFAALKAATEKHDWNLTFPIEVRVAAADDLMLSTASGRQSGYIAAHRYVRDRPSDYFAEVERIMIEHGGRPHWGKMHTRTAEFFRGAYPRFDEFLAVRDELDPDRVFANDHLDAVLGR; encoded by the coding sequence GTGAACAAGTGGATCCCGGGCCTGGACCAATTGACCGGCACCGTGGGCGAGTGGCGGAACTGGGGGCGCACCGCGTCCGCGTTCCCGTCCTACGTCTCGCGGCCCGCGAAGATCGAGGACGTGGTGCGCACCGTCGAGCGGGCGCGCGAGCGCGGCGGCACCGTCAAGGCCCTCGGCGCGGGGCACTCGTTCACGGCGATCTCCGCGCCGCGCGACGTGGCGCTCGCGCCCGACCACCAGGGCGGGCTCGTGACCGTCGACGTGGACGCGAAGCGGGTGACGCTGCGCGCCGGCACCCGGCTCTACGACGTGCCCGCGCTGCTCGAGCCCTACGGGCTCGCCATGGCGAACCTCGGCGACATCGACCGGCAGACCGTCGCCGGGGCGATCTCGACCGGCACGCACGGCACCGGCCTGGGCTTCGGCGGCATCGCCACCCAGGTGGTCGGGGCGACCCTGGTCTCCGGGACGGGGGAGGTGGTCACCGTCGGCGAGGACGACCCCCGGCTGCAGGCCGTGGCCCTCGGGCTCGGCGCGCTGGGAATCCTCGTCGAGGTCACGCTGCAGTGCGTGGACCGCTTCGTGCTCGAGGCCACCGAGGCGCCGATGTCGCTGGCGGAGACGGTCGACGGCTTCGTCGAGCGGGTACGCGGCGTCGACCACTTCGAGTTCTTCTGGTTCCCGGGGACCGACGGCACGCTCACCAAGTCGCAGATCCGCCGCCCCGGCGATCACAAGCGCAAGCCGATCGGCGGGGTGCGGCGGTTCGTCGACGACAAGGTCGTCGGGACCGGCGCGCTGATGGCCGTGTGCGAGGTGGGCCGCGCGGTCCCGTCGCTCACCCCGCGGCTGGTCTCGCTCGCCACGTCGATGCTCTCCGAGCACACCGAGATCGACTACTCCACGAACGTGCTCACCACCGACCGTTCCGTGCGCTTCCGCGAGACGGAATGGGCCGTGCCCCTGGAGAACACGATGCCGGCGTTCGCCGCGCTCAAGGCCGCGACCGAGAAGCACGACTGGAATCTCACCTTCCCGATCGAGGTCCGCGTCGCCGCCGCCGACGACCTCATGCTGTCGACGGCCTCGGGACGGCAGTCCGGCTACATCGCCGCGCACCGCTACGTCCGCGACAGGCCCAGCGACTACTTCGCCGAGGTCGAGCGGATCATGATCGAGCACGGCGGCCGACCGCACTGGGGCAAGATGCACACCCGCACCGCCGAGTTCTTCCGCGGCGCGTACCCCCGGTTCGACGAGTTCCTGGCCGTGCGCGACGAGCTCGACCCGGACCGCGTCTTCGCCAACGACCACCTGGACGCTGTGCTCGGCCGCTGA
- a CDS encoding DUF3043 domain-containing protein, giving the protein MKLPWQKADDSTSEAAESAAADTVDETAADPTAKPAQTAGKGRPTPSRREAQGRKRGPVAPAPMTRAEARARKKELRNSMSKEERKAAAAQRRTQANERRELMMEGDERYLPARDKGPVKAYVRDLVDAKRHISTMFIPFAVAVMVFMFVTVNRPELAGIPMLILLVMVAVMAIEGILTGRRVNNRVRERWPDTTETGFRLGWYAFMRSTQLRRMRIPRPQVKPGDAV; this is encoded by the coding sequence GTGAAACTCCCCTGGCAGAAGGCCGACGATTCGACCTCCGAGGCGGCGGAGTCCGCGGCCGCCGACACCGTCGACGAGACCGCCGCGGACCCGACCGCCAAGCCCGCGCAGACGGCGGGCAAGGGCCGCCCCACGCCCAGCCGCCGCGAGGCCCAGGGCCGCAAGCGCGGCCCCGTCGCTCCCGCTCCGATGACGCGGGCCGAGGCCCGCGCGCGGAAGAAGGAGCTGCGCAACTCCATGAGCAAGGAGGAGCGCAAGGCCGCGGCCGCCCAGCGCCGCACGCAGGCCAACGAGCGCCGCGAGCTCATGATGGAGGGCGACGAGCGCTACCTGCCGGCCCGCGACAAGGGCCCCGTCAAGGCCTACGTGCGCGACCTGGTCGACGCGAAGCGCCACATCTCCACCATGTTCATCCCGTTCGCCGTCGCCGTGATGGTGTTCATGTTCGTCACGGTCAACCGGCCGGAACTCGCGGGCATCCCGATGCTGATCCTGCTGGTCATGGTCGCCGTCATGGCGATCGAGGGCATCCTCACCGGCCGCCGCGTCAACAACCGGGTCCGCGAGCGCTGGCCGGACACGACAGAGACGGGCTTCCGCCTCGGCTGGTACGCCTTCATGCGTTCCACGCAGCTGCGGCGCATGCGCATCCCGCGGCCGCAGGTCAAGCCGGGCGACGCGGTCTAG
- the gcvT gene encoding glycine cleavage system aminomethyltransferase GcvT gives MSETLIEGPLNAVHTELGAAFAPFGGWSMPVKYAGTVGEHTAVREAVGIFDVSHLGKATVAGPGAKDFVNRVLTADLGKIHPGKAQYTLCTNESGGVIDDLIVYYVSDDELFLVPNAANTAAVVAHLCERAPEGITVTDQHRDYAVLAVQGPKSAEVLQAVGLPTDMEYMAYEDASLNGTPVRVCRTGYTGEHGYELIPAWGDAETVFRALLPEITSRDGQPAGLGARDTLRTEMGYPLHGHELTVDITPVQARAGWAVGWKKPEFVGRDALVAEKEAGPARRLWGLRATGKGVLRADLTVLSADGAPIGTTTSGTFSPSLKAGIALALIDSAAGVEKGTPVSVDVRGRAIECEVTLPPFVEANTK, from the coding sequence ATGAGTGAGACGCTGATCGAAGGCCCCCTGAACGCCGTGCACACCGAGCTGGGGGCGGCGTTCGCGCCGTTCGGTGGCTGGTCGATGCCCGTCAAGTACGCGGGCACCGTCGGCGAGCACACCGCCGTCCGCGAGGCCGTGGGCATCTTCGACGTCAGCCACCTCGGCAAGGCCACCGTCGCCGGGCCGGGCGCCAAGGACTTCGTCAACCGCGTGCTCACCGCCGACCTCGGCAAGATCCACCCCGGCAAGGCCCAGTACACCCTGTGCACCAACGAATCCGGCGGCGTGATCGACGACCTCATCGTCTACTACGTCTCCGACGACGAGCTCTTCCTCGTGCCCAACGCCGCGAACACCGCCGCCGTGGTCGCGCACCTGTGCGAGCGCGCGCCGGAGGGCATCACCGTGACCGACCAGCACCGCGACTACGCCGTGCTCGCCGTGCAGGGTCCGAAGTCGGCGGAGGTGCTGCAGGCCGTCGGGCTGCCCACCGACATGGAGTACATGGCGTACGAGGACGCCTCCCTGAACGGCACCCCCGTACGCGTCTGCCGCACCGGGTACACCGGCGAGCACGGCTACGAGCTGATCCCCGCGTGGGGCGACGCCGAGACCGTCTTCCGCGCGTTGCTGCCCGAGATCACCTCCCGCGACGGCCAGCCCGCCGGCCTCGGCGCCCGCGACACCCTGCGCACCGAGATGGGCTACCCGCTGCACGGGCACGAGCTCACCGTCGACATCACCCCGGTCCAGGCGCGCGCCGGCTGGGCCGTCGGCTGGAAGAAGCCCGAGTTCGTCGGCCGCGACGCCCTCGTGGCGGAGAAGGAGGCCGGTCCGGCCCGCAGGCTCTGGGGCCTCCGCGCGACCGGCAAGGGCGTGCTGCGCGCCGACCTCACGGTGCTCTCCGCCGACGGTGCGCCGATCGGCACCACCACGTCGGGCACCTTCAGCCCGAGCCTCAAGGCCGGAATCGCCCTGGCGCTCATCGATTCCGCGGCGGGTGTCGAGAAGGGGACGCCGGTGAGCGTGGACGTGCGCGGCCGCGCGATCGAGTGCGAGGTGACCCTCCCGCCCTTCGTCGAGGCGAACACCAAGTAG
- a CDS encoding DUF7832 domain-containing protein: MTYDDAGWHSDTIAELGLPEEAAATHIGMFYAWARARGLASGTHLEHGVDGEVPDESLPLLDERTLTPGAYLDEYLDGQLDPSFFTAEGCAFVEAEYDAYLEAYERIPAVTSGENMYAAPDTWLLYNAVEPVLDELYAAWRDRR, translated from the coding sequence ATGACGTACGACGACGCCGGATGGCATTCCGACACCATCGCCGAGCTGGGCCTGCCCGAGGAGGCGGCGGCCACGCACATCGGCATGTTCTACGCGTGGGCCCGCGCCCGCGGGCTGGCGAGCGGCACGCACCTGGAGCACGGCGTCGACGGCGAGGTGCCCGACGAGTCCCTTCCTCTGCTCGACGAGCGCACCCTCACCCCCGGCGCGTACCTGGACGAGTACCTCGACGGCCAGCTCGACCCGAGCTTCTTCACCGCTGAGGGCTGCGCGTTCGTCGAGGCGGAATACGACGCCTACCTCGAGGCCTACGAACGGATCCCCGCGGTCACCTCGGGCGAGAACATGTACGCCGCGCCCGACACCTGGCTGCTCTACAACGCGGTGGAGCCGGTGCTCGACGAGCTGTACGCGGCGTGGCGGGATCGGCGCTGA
- a CDS encoding oxygenase MpaB family protein, with translation MTTLDTPRPIPARHPERPRRVPPGIRMVSAALRLPEPTDAEFRRFGELLTVGDAVMDELVEWIYQDRETRKPMFDRALNEGIASVPEAPAELREFFEDMETAPDWVDWDKILLGGQLMRSGGADGFSIARDVALMGGYLFSGFNQTLLRTGALEKGSNKRFAETSQWALDVIVPEGLRPGGPGYRSTLHVRFIHSMVRRHVLALPDWDFETYGLPINQTDMAATLVGALIAPVATGVGIGLVANPREYEAAAHLTRYVGRLMGVHDDFLPHSFRDSLRILFQTSRALSTPDETSRALAQPMADDPMLWEFGPLTGLRRRIARSQHLSIATAYLGTAAMKELGVPSTLPWYPALRIPFHLVESAINQLPGGRERAARRGDVSQAKFMRTLNVEAAVGHSAHHVTT, from the coding sequence GTGACGACCCTGGACACCCCGAGGCCCATCCCCGCCCGCCACCCCGAACGCCCCCGGCGCGTACCGCCGGGGATCCGGATGGTGAGCGCGGCCCTGCGCCTCCCGGAGCCCACGGACGCCGAGTTCCGGCGGTTCGGTGAGTTGCTCACGGTCGGCGACGCGGTGATGGACGAGCTGGTCGAGTGGATCTACCAGGACCGCGAGACGCGCAAGCCGATGTTCGACCGTGCCCTGAACGAGGGCATCGCATCGGTGCCCGAGGCGCCGGCGGAGCTCCGGGAGTTCTTCGAGGACATGGAGACCGCCCCGGACTGGGTCGATTGGGACAAGATCCTGCTCGGCGGCCAGCTCATGCGCAGCGGCGGCGCGGACGGCTTCTCGATCGCGCGCGACGTCGCGCTCATGGGCGGCTACCTCTTCTCCGGCTTCAACCAGACCCTGCTGCGGACGGGCGCGCTCGAGAAGGGCTCGAACAAGCGGTTCGCGGAGACCTCGCAGTGGGCGCTCGACGTGATCGTCCCCGAGGGCCTGCGCCCGGGCGGGCCGGGCTACCGGTCCACGCTGCACGTGCGGTTCATCCACTCGATGGTGCGCCGGCACGTCCTGGCGCTCCCCGACTGGGACTTCGAGACCTACGGCCTGCCGATCAACCAGACCGACATGGCGGCGACTCTGGTGGGGGCACTCATCGCGCCCGTCGCGACCGGCGTCGGCATCGGCCTGGTGGCGAATCCCCGCGAGTACGAGGCGGCCGCGCACCTCACGCGGTACGTCGGCCGGCTCATGGGCGTGCACGACGACTTCCTGCCGCACAGCTTCCGCGACAGCCTGCGGATCCTGTTCCAGACGTCGCGGGCGCTGTCCACGCCCGACGAGACGAGCAGGGCCCTCGCACAGCCGATGGCCGACGACCCCATGCTCTGGGAGTTCGGGCCGCTCACCGGGTTGCGGCGCCGGATCGCCCGCTCGCAACACCTGTCCATCGCCACCGCCTACCTGGGCACTGCTGCGATGAAGGAACTCGGCGTCCCGTCGACCCTCCCCTGGTACCCGGCCCTACGGATCCCGTTCCACCTGGTCGAGTCCGCGATCAACCAGCTCCCCGGCGGCCGCGAGCGGGCCGCCCGCCGCGGCGATGTGAGCCAGGCCAAGTTCATGCGCACCCTCAACGTCGAGGCCGCCGTCGGCCACTCGGCGCACCACGTCACCACCTAG
- a CDS encoding branched-chain amino acid aminotransferase, with product MTTGTAFALTRNDHPRSAAERSEILANPGFGRYFTDHMISLRWNEEKGWHAPEVLPYGPIPMEPSASVLHYAQEIFEGLKAYRQPDGSVATFRPEANAARFQRSAERLAIPPLPEDVFVASLKELVAVDGEWVPAAGGEEALYFRPFIFADEETLGVKPSNSYRFLVIASPAGAYFAGGVKPVSVWLSREYVRAAPGGTGFAKCGGNYAASLVAQAQAAQQGCDQVVWLDAIEHEAIEEMGGMNLFFVLGSGSSARIVTPELSGSLLPGVTRSSLLQLARDAGFETEERRITVDELKEGVASGTITEVFACGTAAVITPVGRVKGSEEDFTIGDGQPGEITMALRETLTGIQRGTVPDTHGWMTTLS from the coding sequence ATGACAACTGGCACGGCCTTCGCCCTCACCCGCAACGACCACCCCCGCTCTGCGGCTGAGCGCTCCGAGATCCTGGCGAACCCGGGATTCGGCAGGTACTTCACCGACCACATGATCTCGCTCCGCTGGAACGAGGAGAAGGGCTGGCACGCGCCCGAGGTGCTGCCCTACGGCCCCATCCCGATGGAGCCGTCGGCGTCGGTGCTGCACTACGCGCAGGAGATCTTCGAGGGTCTGAAGGCGTACCGCCAGCCCGACGGTTCCGTCGCCACCTTCCGGCCCGAGGCCAACGCCGCGCGCTTCCAGCGCTCCGCCGAGCGGCTCGCGATCCCGCCGCTGCCCGAGGACGTCTTCGTCGCCTCGCTCAAGGAACTCGTGGCCGTGGACGGCGAATGGGTGCCCGCGGCCGGCGGCGAGGAGGCCCTGTACTTCCGGCCGTTCATCTTCGCCGACGAGGAGACCCTCGGCGTCAAGCCGTCGAACAGCTACCGCTTCCTGGTGATCGCCTCGCCCGCCGGCGCCTACTTCGCGGGCGGCGTGAAGCCCGTCTCGGTGTGGCTCTCGCGCGAGTACGTGCGCGCCGCCCCCGGCGGCACCGGCTTCGCCAAGTGCGGCGGCAACTACGCCGCCTCGCTCGTCGCGCAGGCCCAGGCCGCGCAGCAGGGCTGCGACCAGGTCGTGTGGCTCGACGCCATCGAGCACGAGGCGATCGAGGAGATGGGCGGCATGAACCTCTTCTTCGTCCTCGGTTCCGGCTCTTCGGCCCGGATCGTCACCCCGGAGCTGTCCGGTTCACTGCTGCCCGGCGTGACTCGGAGTTCGTTGCTGCAGCTCGCCCGCGACGCCGGCTTCGAGACCGAGGAGCGGCGGATCACCGTCGACGAGCTCAAGGAGGGCGTCGCCTCCGGCACGATCACCGAGGTCTTCGCGTGCGGCACCGCGGCCGTCATCACGCCCGTCGGTCGCGTCAAGGGCTCCGAGGAGGACTTCACCATCGGCGACGGACAGCCCGGCGAGATCACCATGGCCCTGCGCGAGACCCTCACCGGTATCCAGCGCGGCACCGTCCCGGACACCCACGGCTGGATGACCACGCTGAGCTGA
- the cobT gene encoding nicotinate-nucleotide--dimethylbenzimidazole phosphoribosyltransferase, with product MALTLVLGGVRSGKSARAEQLIAGSGALVRYVATAPRPDGDPDLAARVAAHRDRRPASWSTVETQDLRAVLAEGSVPTLIDDLGGWLAARLDAAGWETPENVQPDLDGLVAAAAAYAGELVIVSPEVGLSLVPETHAGRVFQDLLGTLNGRLAAIADRAELVVAGIPVALSGAAATGTVSDGAPAASLVKPVPEVPAAPPIVLPPFEPGADPLAFPQLSPPDPFVGREARDRQLELTKPAGSLGRLEQLGEWIAACQGVCPPQQFERARIVVFAGDHGVAAGGVSAYPPEVTAQMVANFAADGAAINVLAAQAGATVRIEDIAVAGDTREDLSRNKIRRSSGDIAVTDAMTDEETIAAIAAGRRIADEEVDSGADLLIAGDMGIGNTTPAAVLVGALTETEPVLVVGRGTGIDDNAWMRKAAAIRDGMYRARPHTGNPKALLRSVAGADLAAMAGFLAQAAVRRTPVILDGVVVTAAALVANDLAPGAVSWWVAGHRSPEPAHALALRRLDLEPLLDLGLRLGEGSGAALALPLIRSAVAVLGEMATFDAAGVSGKAAD from the coding sequence GTGGCGCTCACCCTCGTTCTCGGCGGGGTCCGCTCCGGCAAGTCCGCCCGCGCCGAGCAGCTGATCGCCGGATCCGGCGCCCTCGTCCGGTACGTCGCCACGGCGCCGCGGCCCGACGGTGACCCCGACCTCGCCGCGCGCGTCGCCGCGCACCGCGACCGGCGCCCGGCGTCGTGGTCCACCGTGGAGACGCAGGACCTGCGCGCGGTGCTGGCCGAGGGCTCGGTGCCCACGCTGATCGACGACCTCGGCGGCTGGCTCGCCGCCCGGCTCGACGCGGCCGGGTGGGAGACCCCCGAGAACGTGCAGCCCGACCTCGACGGCCTCGTGGCCGCCGCAGCGGCGTACGCGGGCGAACTGGTCATCGTCAGCCCCGAGGTGGGCCTGTCGCTCGTCCCCGAGACCCACGCGGGCCGGGTTTTCCAGGACCTACTGGGCACGCTCAACGGCCGGCTCGCGGCGATCGCCGATCGGGCCGAGCTCGTCGTCGCCGGCATCCCCGTCGCCCTCTCCGGCGCGGCGGCCACCGGCACCGTGTCCGACGGTGCGCCTGCCGCGAGCCTGGTCAAGCCCGTGCCAGAGGTTCCCGCGGCCCCGCCGATCGTGCTCCCGCCGTTCGAGCCGGGTGCCGACCCCCTGGCGTTCCCGCAGCTCTCCCCTCCGGATCCGTTCGTGGGGCGCGAGGCCCGCGACCGCCAGCTGGAGCTCACCAAGCCCGCCGGGTCGCTGGGCCGGCTGGAGCAGCTCGGCGAGTGGATCGCCGCGTGCCAGGGCGTGTGCCCGCCGCAGCAGTTCGAGCGCGCGCGCATCGTGGTCTTCGCCGGCGATCACGGGGTGGCCGCGGGCGGCGTCTCGGCATACCCGCCGGAGGTCACGGCGCAGATGGTGGCGAACTTCGCCGCGGACGGCGCCGCGATCAACGTGCTGGCCGCGCAGGCCGGCGCGACGGTCCGCATCGAGGACATCGCCGTCGCCGGCGACACCCGCGAGGACCTGAGCCGCAACAAGATCCGCCGCTCGTCGGGCGACATCGCGGTCACCGACGCGATGACCGACGAGGAGACGATCGCCGCGATCGCGGCGGGCCGCCGCATCGCCGACGAGGAGGTCGACTCCGGAGCGGACCTGCTCATCGCCGGCGACATGGGCATCGGCAACACGACCCCCGCCGCGGTGCTGGTCGGCGCGCTCACCGAGACGGAGCCCGTCCTCGTCGTGGGCCGCGGCACCGGCATCGACGACAACGCCTGGATGCGCAAGGCCGCCGCGATCCGCGACGGCATGTACCGCGCCCGCCCGCATACCGGCAACCCGAAGGCGCTGCTGCGCAGCGTCGCCGGGGCCGACCTCGCCGCAATGGCCGGGTTCCTCGCGCAGGCCGCCGTGCGCCGCACCCCGGTGATCCTCGACGGGGTCGTGGTGACCGCTGCGGCCCTGGTCGCGAACGACCTCGCCCCCGGCGCCGTGAGCTGGTGGGTCGCCGGGCACAGGAGCCCCGAGCCCGCGCACGCCCTCGCGCTGCGCCGCCTCGATCTCGAGCCCCTCCTGGACCTGGGCCTGCGCCTCGGCGAGGGCAGCGGCGCCGCACTCGCACTGCCGCTGATCCGCTCGGCCGTGGCGGTCCTCGGCGAGATGGCGACCTTCGACGCCGCCGGCGTCTCCGGGAAGGCCGCCGACTGA
- a CDS encoding uracil-xanthine permease family protein: protein MKTFGWTPTTDGAGVVGPGERLSWPKTFGIGVQHVVAMFGSTFLVPVLTGFPPATTLLFSGVGTLLFLLITGNRLPSYLGSSFAVISPITAATASQGMGSALGGIVAVGALLILVGGVVHLVGTAWIEKLMPPVVTGAIVALIGLNLAPAAKANYEKAAVTATITLVCLILSLALFKGMLGRLAIFTSVLIGYVVAWIRGEVDFSKVSAASWVGFPEFHAPSFSWAVLPMFLPVVLVLVAENVGHVRSVAQMTGEDYDPVMGRALASDGLATVLAGAGGGSATTTYAENIGVMAATRVYSTAAYWVAGVAAILLGMSPKVGAVIASIPPGVLGGITTALYGLVGILGVRIWVEARVDFSKPINQLTAAVPLIIGIADFTWSVGDVTFTGIALGSVAAIVIYQGMRLLGRSGSAALD, encoded by the coding sequence ATGAAGACATTCGGCTGGACGCCGACCACTGACGGCGCCGGCGTGGTGGGGCCCGGCGAGCGGCTGAGCTGGCCCAAGACGTTCGGCATCGGCGTGCAGCACGTCGTGGCGATGTTCGGTTCCACGTTCCTGGTGCCGGTGCTCACGGGGTTCCCGCCGGCGACGACGCTCCTCTTCTCGGGCGTGGGCACCCTGCTGTTCCTGCTCATCACCGGCAACCGGCTGCCCAGCTACCTCGGGTCGAGCTTCGCGGTGATCTCGCCGATCACCGCGGCGACCGCCTCGCAGGGGATGGGAAGCGCACTGGGCGGCATCGTCGCCGTGGGCGCGCTGCTGATCCTGGTGGGCGGCGTGGTGCACCTCGTCGGCACCGCGTGGATCGAGAAGCTGATGCCGCCGGTGGTCACGGGTGCGATCGTCGCGCTGATCGGCCTCAACCTGGCGCCCGCGGCGAAGGCGAACTACGAGAAGGCCGCCGTGACGGCCACGATCACGCTGGTCTGCCTGATCCTCTCCCTCGCCCTGTTCAAGGGCATGCTCGGACGCCTCGCGATCTTCACCTCGGTGCTCATCGGGTACGTGGTCGCGTGGATCCGCGGCGAGGTCGATTTCTCGAAGGTCTCCGCGGCGTCGTGGGTCGGCTTCCCGGAGTTCCACGCCCCGTCGTTCTCCTGGGCGGTGCTGCCGATGTTCCTGCCCGTGGTCCTCGTGCTCGTGGCGGAGAACGTCGGGCACGTGCGGTCCGTCGCGCAGATGACGGGCGAGGACTACGACCCCGTGATGGGGCGCGCCCTCGCCTCGGACGGCCTCGCGACGGTGCTCGCGGGCGCGGGCGGAGGCTCCGCCACCACGACCTACGCGGAGAACATCGGCGTGATGGCCGCGACCCGCGTGTACTCGACGGCCGCGTACTGGGTGGCCGGCGTCGCCGCGATCCTGCTGGGCATGTCGCCGAAGGTCGGCGCGGTGATCGCGTCGATCCCGCCCGGCGTGCTCGGCGGCATCACGACGGCGCTCTACGGCCTCGTCGGCATCCTCGGCGTGCGGATCTGGGTGGAGGCGCGCGTGGACTTCAGCAAGCCCATCAACCAGCTGACCGCCGCGGTGCCGCTCATCATCGGCATCGCCGACTTCACGTGGTCCGTCGGCGACGTCACCTTCACCGGCATCGCGCTCGGCTCCGTCGCCGCGATCGTGATCTACCAGGGGATGCGGCTGTTGGGCCGATCCGGCAGCGCGGCCCTGGACTAG